From the Leucobacter tenebrionis genome, one window contains:
- a CDS encoding ArsR/SmtB family transcription factor: MITGRAASLDLDLTDDEIDRIFKALADATRRDIVRRTLDGEASISQLAERYEMSFPAVQKHIAVLEAADLVERIPRGRERIIRGNPNTIRRAQQLLSRFEQIWRGRVERLDALLAEDPPAS, encoded by the coding sequence ATGATCACCGGGCGGGCCGCGAGCCTCGATCTCGACCTCACCGACGACGAGATCGACCGCATCTTCAAGGCCCTCGCCGACGCGACGCGACGCGACATCGTGCGCCGCACGCTCGACGGCGAGGCCTCGATCTCGCAGCTCGCCGAACGATACGAGATGTCGTTCCCGGCCGTGCAGAAGCACATCGCGGTGCTCGAGGCGGCCGACCTCGTCGAACGTATTCCCAGAGGAAGGGAGCGCATCATCCGTGGCAACCCGAACACCATCCGCCGCGCTCAGCAGCTGCTGAGCCGTTTCGAGCAGATCTGGCGCGGACGCGTCGAGCGACTCGACGCACTCCTCGCAGAAGACCCACCCGCATCTTGA
- the hemQ gene encoding hydrogen peroxide-dependent heme synthase, with protein sequence MNSSPLHAVPDRNNAIDVDFENGAEEPAFTLFAVFRVSSSHPLSLDGRDVPEAVQELEGVMEVIEDEGVTLRGWYDVSGMRSDADLMVWLHGTAAEDLQWALRELRRSTLLRPLIRTWSAVGVHRDAEFNRGHLPGFVRGVPAQQWLAVYPFVRSPEWYLLPPEDRRAMLAEHGRAGAQHTGVVSNTVSAFALGDYEWLLPMESDDLTELVDMMRDLRGVDARNYVHLETPFYTGRRIEPVEIIEVLQ encoded by the coding sequence ATGAACTCATCGCCGCTCCACGCCGTCCCCGACCGCAACAACGCCATCGACGTCGACTTCGAGAACGGCGCAGAAGAACCGGCGTTCACGCTCTTCGCGGTGTTCCGGGTCAGTTCGTCTCACCCCCTCTCACTCGACGGGCGAGACGTGCCCGAGGCGGTGCAGGAGCTCGAGGGTGTCATGGAGGTGATCGAGGACGAGGGTGTCACGCTGCGCGGCTGGTACGACGTGAGCGGCATGCGCTCGGACGCCGACCTGATGGTCTGGCTGCACGGCACCGCAGCGGAGGATCTGCAGTGGGCGCTCCGCGAGCTGCGCCGCTCAACGCTGCTCAGGCCGCTCATCCGCACCTGGAGCGCAGTCGGCGTGCACCGCGACGCCGAGTTCAACCGCGGCCACCTCCCCGGCTTCGTGCGCGGCGTGCCCGCCCAGCAGTGGCTCGCCGTCTACCCGTTCGTGCGCTCCCCCGAGTGGTACCTGCTGCCTCCCGAGGATCGCCGCGCCATGCTCGCGGAGCACGGCCGGGCGGGCGCGCAGCACACCGGGGTCGTGTCGAACACGGTTTCGGCCTTCGCGCTCGGGGACTACGAGTGGCTGCTGCCCATGGAATCCGACGACCTCACCGAGCTGGTCGACATGATGCGGGATCTGCGCGGCGTCGACGCCCGCAACTACGTGCACCTCGAGACCCCGTTCTACACCGGGCGCCGCATCGAGCCCGTCGAGATCATCGAGGTGCTGCAGTAA
- a CDS encoding glycerophosphodiester phosphodiesterase family protein: protein MQLQTPSTLSVRRTAAALLSDGWALVRAGGARLAGLILVSQLAIMGVALPVIGWLFREALRAGGMTGLDLGALDPQRSFTLTIALIVAIVILAFWLISMQFTALLVMLQWPGIGLRGFARELGRVARKLLRPGSLSLLLYLFLLLPLTGFGFTSAFTRGIAIPSFISGELLKSTSGGVALTVLLVALALLNVRLALTVPIFVLTSGGRAARWSWRLTRGPRASLPLVLSIAAVLLLGGVAAIALTITAMVPVALSDTIAPTASPVVAAYSLGTAQVIGILLSGLVTAFVGAILIARVRSASQNDPLFPPLATPPAGAPHHRGMPDRSSRPSRRPALLVGSLMILTAIGFGTAAIDTLQRLSDVPDTLALAHRGFSDGGVENTISGLEAAHAAGADLVEMDVMQTRDGEFVAMHDATLGRLAGRSDSVKDLTLAELTAITVHDMRGHEDLIPSFADYVTRAQQLGMPLLIEIKLGGGETPDHVERLVDELERLDALKSNIYHSLDAPSVDRLKRLRPDLTVGYTMAFAAVAAPNTPADFIVPEEWSATDELQRSAEEAGLGFMVWTVNDEPGMRELLRRGVDGIISDHPDEVLELRAGMQQETGLTDVLIDALARFVTVV, encoded by the coding sequence ATGCAGCTTCAGACTCCGTCCACATTGAGCGTGCGGCGCACCGCAGCAGCCCTCCTCTCCGATGGATGGGCGCTCGTGCGCGCCGGGGGCGCCCGCCTGGCCGGCCTGATCCTCGTCTCCCAGCTCGCCATCATGGGCGTCGCGCTACCTGTGATCGGGTGGCTCTTCCGCGAGGCGCTGCGCGCGGGCGGCATGACAGGCCTCGATCTCGGCGCGCTCGATCCGCAGCGCAGCTTCACGCTGACGATCGCGCTCATCGTGGCGATCGTCATCCTGGCGTTCTGGCTGATCTCGATGCAGTTCACCGCGCTGCTGGTGATGCTGCAGTGGCCCGGCATCGGTCTACGCGGCTTCGCTCGCGAACTCGGGCGCGTCGCACGCAAGCTACTGCGCCCGGGTTCGCTGTCGCTGCTGCTCTACCTTTTCCTGCTGCTGCCGCTCACCGGTTTCGGTTTCACCTCCGCTTTCACGCGCGGCATCGCGATCCCGTCGTTCATCTCGGGCGAGCTCCTCAAGAGCACGTCTGGCGGCGTCGCGCTCACCGTACTGTTGGTCGCGCTCGCGCTGCTCAACGTGCGCCTCGCGCTCACGGTGCCGATCTTCGTGCTCACCAGCGGAGGCCGGGCCGCACGGTGGAGCTGGCGGCTGACCCGCGGACCGCGCGCGTCACTGCCGCTCGTGCTCTCGATCGCGGCGGTGCTGCTGCTCGGCGGTGTCGCCGCGATCGCACTGACGATCACGGCGATGGTGCCGGTCGCTCTCTCCGACACCATCGCCCCCACCGCCTCGCCCGTAGTGGCCGCCTACTCGCTGGGAACCGCGCAGGTGATCGGGATCCTGCTCAGCGGCCTCGTGACCGCGTTCGTCGGCGCGATCCTCATCGCACGGGTGCGATCCGCGTCGCAGAACGACCCCCTGTTCCCGCCGCTCGCGACGCCGCCCGCCGGGGCACCGCATCACCGTGGCATGCCCGACCGCTCCAGCCGACCCTCGCGGCGCCCGGCCCTCCTCGTCGGATCGCTCATGATCCTCACCGCGATCGGCTTCGGCACCGCGGCGATCGACACGCTGCAACGCCTCTCCGACGTACCGGACACCCTCGCACTCGCGCACCGGGGCTTCTCGGACGGCGGCGTCGAGAACACGATCAGCGGGCTTGAAGCGGCGCACGCAGCGGGAGCCGACCTCGTCGAGATGGATGTCATGCAAACAAGGGACGGAGAGTTCGTCGCCATGCACGATGCGACTCTCGGGCGCCTCGCGGGGCGTTCAGACTCGGTGAAGGATCTCACCCTCGCCGAGCTCACCGCGATCACGGTGCACGACATGCGGGGGCACGAGGATCTGATCCCGAGCTTCGCCGACTACGTCACCCGAGCGCAGCAGCTCGGAATGCCGCTGCTCATCGAGATCAAGCTCGGCGGCGGCGAAACCCCCGACCATGTAGAGCGGCTCGTCGATGAGCTCGAGCGGCTCGACGCCCTCAAGAGCAACATCTACCACTCCCTCGACGCGCCCAGCGTCGACCGACTGAAGCGGCTGCGCCCCGACCTCACCGTCGGCTACACGATGGCCTTCGCCGCGGTCGCCGCGCCTAACACCCCGGCCGACTTCATCGTGCCAGAAGAGTGGAGCGCCACCGACGAACTGCAGCGCTCCGCCGAGGAGGCCGGCCTCGGTTTCATGGTGTGGACGGTGAACGACGAGCCCGGCATGCGCGAGTTGCTGCGGCGCGGGGTCGACGGGATCATCAGCGACCACCCCGACGAAGTGCTGGAGCTTCGCGCCGGAATGCAGCAGGAGACCGGCCTCACCGACGTGCTAATCGACGCCCTCGCCCGATTCGTGACGGTGGTGTAG
- a CDS encoding glycosyltransferase family protein, translating into MKWNFAWQRHHSLARAAAEAGTAVVFVEPHLRSVRQILARLARIARRGGGAPPTQQVPGGVRILPWSPIDLLPGATLRRIRRRLGAVGSLGAAGTAGAFGSTGRFGSTSRPRSADAPDAPDPENLMVLQYVPSRRSLALARQLRPRLLVYDRVLDWSRVPADWYPPRHWQRVEAALEREARLSTDSAAMQREWQNRGLDSLLILPAADDEFVRHEWAPPRSGAPIGYFGTVQEGIIDLPAIAEIAREHAVEIVGEVDEASRAALLEAGARLAPPVPVAELPAIIDRWSAILLPYRVGDRKDTLVPAKIWNALASRRPVLTLGLSLPEQIARHTVPLDGAASIAAAADTAIETAEPAPRSIPTWADAWQRLVGFASGSPRHPEPSR; encoded by the coding sequence GTGAAATGGAACTTCGCCTGGCAGCGCCACCACTCGCTCGCTCGCGCCGCCGCCGAGGCGGGCACGGCGGTGGTCTTCGTCGAACCCCATCTCAGAAGCGTCAGGCAGATCCTGGCGAGGCTCGCCCGCATCGCGCGCAGAGGGGGCGGAGCACCGCCGACGCAGCAGGTGCCCGGGGGAGTGCGGATCCTGCCCTGGTCGCCCATCGACCTGCTGCCGGGGGCCACGCTGCGCCGCATCCGACGCCGCCTCGGTGCGGTCGGTTCCCTCGGCGCTGCCGGTACGGCCGGGGCCTTCGGCTCCACCGGCCGCTTCGGCTCCACCAGCCGCCCCCGCTCCGCCGACGCTCCCGACGCCCCCGACCCCGAGAACCTGATGGTGCTGCAGTACGTGCCGTCGCGCCGCAGCCTCGCGCTCGCCCGGCAGCTGCGACCGCGGCTGCTCGTCTACGATCGCGTGCTCGACTGGTCACGGGTGCCGGCCGACTGGTACCCGCCCCGCCACTGGCAACGGGTCGAGGCCGCCCTCGAGCGCGAGGCGCGGCTCTCCACCGACTCGGCCGCCATGCAGCGCGAGTGGCAGAACCGCGGGCTCGACTCGCTGCTGATACTGCCCGCGGCCGACGACGAGTTCGTGCGCCACGAGTGGGCGCCGCCGCGGTCCGGAGCCCCCATCGGCTACTTCGGAACCGTGCAGGAGGGCATCATCGACCTGCCCGCGATCGCCGAGATCGCGCGCGAGCACGCAGTCGAGATCGTCGGCGAGGTCGACGAGGCCTCGCGCGCGGCCCTGCTCGAAGCAGGGGCGCGGCTCGCTCCCCCGGTTCCGGTCGCAGAGCTGCCGGCGATCATCGACCGCTGGAGCGCGATCCTGCTCCCCTACCGCGTCGGCGACCGCAAGGACACGCTCGTACCCGCCAAGATCTGGAACGCGCTCGCCAGCCGCCGACCGGTGCTCACCCTCGGCTTGTCGCTGCCCGAGCAGATCGCCAGGCACACCGTGCCGCTCGACGGCGCGGCCTCGATCGCGGCGGCGGCCGACACGGCGATCGAGACCGCCGAGCCCGCCCCGCGCAGCATCCCCACCTGGGCCGACGCCTGGCAGAGGCTCGTGGGCTTCGCTTCAGGCTCTCCCCGACACCCTGAGCCATCGCGGTGA
- a CDS encoding SRPBCC family protein has translation MPVTAVTTDPDALTLTVIADFTAPKRRLWDAYLDPRQLERFWGPPEYPATFLRHDAHPGGLSQYYMTSPEGERFHGYWRWVSVDAPDSFEVRDGFAHDDGTPNTDLPEGRMVLDFAETALGSRVTITSHFGSLEEMEQILAMGQVEGMREAMGQIDAVLEDLASFAAGRGAELQLIGDTQARVSRVIRGTVEQVWRAHMDPELLRRWQLGPDGWSMPVCEVATEAGQRYRSGWENTADGQRFGFTGVAKEVSAPYRSVTTEAMWTPEDPDAANSPETLNEMTLTPVEGGTLLSLLITYPDAETREMILATGMVDGMEASYARLEGEVLAG, from the coding sequence ATGCCCGTCACCGCAGTCACCACAGATCCCGACGCCCTCACGCTCACCGTGATCGCCGACTTCACCGCCCCCAAGCGCCGCCTCTGGGACGCCTACCTCGACCCGCGTCAGCTCGAGCGGTTCTGGGGCCCGCCGGAGTACCCCGCAACCTTCCTGCGGCACGACGCCCACCCGGGGGGCCTGAGCCAGTACTACATGACGAGCCCCGAGGGCGAGCGGTTCCACGGCTACTGGCGGTGGGTGTCCGTCGACGCACCGGATTCCTTCGAGGTGCGCGACGGCTTCGCGCACGACGACGGCACGCCGAACACCGACCTGCCGGAGGGGCGCATGGTGCTCGACTTCGCGGAGACCGCCCTGGGGTCGCGGGTCACCATCACGAGCCACTTCGGCTCGCTCGAGGAGATGGAGCAGATCCTGGCGATGGGGCAGGTCGAGGGCATGCGCGAGGCGATGGGGCAGATCGACGCGGTGCTGGAAGACCTCGCCTCGTTCGCTGCGGGGCGAGGAGCCGAGCTGCAGCTGATCGGCGACACCCAGGCGCGGGTGTCGCGGGTGATCCGCGGCACGGTCGAGCAGGTGTGGCGGGCGCACATGGATCCCGAACTGTTGCGCCGCTGGCAGCTCGGCCCCGACGGCTGGAGCATGCCGGTCTGCGAGGTCGCGACCGAGGCGGGCCAGCGGTATCGCAGCGGTTGGGAGAACACCGCCGACGGGCAGCGCTTCGGGTTCACCGGGGTCGCGAAGGAGGTCTCGGCTCCGTATCGCTCGGTCACGACCGAGGCGATGTGGACCCCCGAGGATCCCGACGCCGCGAACAGCCCCGAGACGCTCAACGAGATGACGCTCACACCCGTGGAGGGCGGCACTCTGCTCTCGTTGCTCATCACCTATCCCGACGCCGAGACGCGCGAGATGATCCTCGCGACGGGCATGGTCGACGGCATGGAGGCGAGCTACGCACGGCTCGAGGGTGAGGTGCTCGCGGGGTAG
- the ccsB gene encoding c-type cytochrome biogenesis protein CcsB, with protein MLSELEHYSTIALYSAMIVYSIAFVFYAVDLANRSGDAARATAGGAAQQQAAAGSGGVATLTRQATQTRTASPAGTGVKQPRSRSLRVGFSLTVLAFVLHLAATVLRGIAAGRVPWANMYEFALTATCAIVLVFLLVQFFVDLRFLGTLITGMAVLFLGVTKINYYVSIVPLQPALDSYWLVIHILVAVLAVAFLTLSFGLSVLQLMQTRRDSRIAAGEPGGVRFLASLPNAVRLEDLAYRLAIIGFVFWTFTLIAGAIWAERAWSRYWGWDTKEVWTFVIWVLYAGFIHARATRGWRGTRSAWLNVIAYAAVIFNFTIVNVFFKGLHAYSGL; from the coding sequence GTGCTGAGTGAGCTGGAACACTACTCGACGATCGCGCTGTATTCGGCGATGATCGTGTATTCGATCGCGTTCGTCTTCTACGCGGTCGACCTCGCGAACCGCAGCGGCGATGCCGCGCGGGCGACCGCGGGCGGCGCCGCGCAGCAGCAGGCGGCTGCCGGATCCGGCGGCGTCGCGACCCTGACCCGTCAGGCGACGCAGACCCGCACGGCGAGCCCGGCCGGCACCGGAGTCAAGCAGCCCCGATCCCGCTCGCTGCGCGTCGGCTTCTCGCTCACGGTGCTCGCCTTCGTGCTGCACCTCGCGGCGACCGTGCTGCGCGGCATCGCGGCGGGGCGCGTGCCGTGGGCCAACATGTACGAGTTCGCACTGACGGCGACCTGCGCGATCGTGCTCGTCTTCCTGCTCGTGCAGTTCTTCGTCGACCTGCGCTTCCTCGGAACGCTCATCACGGGTATGGCGGTGCTGTTCCTCGGCGTCACCAAGATCAACTACTACGTGTCGATCGTGCCGCTGCAGCCGGCGCTCGACTCCTACTGGCTCGTGATCCACATCCTGGTCGCGGTGCTGGCGGTCGCGTTCCTCACCCTCTCGTTCGGACTCTCGGTGCTGCAGCTGATGCAGACGCGCCGCGACAGTCGCATCGCTGCCGGTGAGCCGGGTGGGGTGCGCTTCCTGGCGAGCCTGCCGAACGCGGTTCGGCTCGAGGATCTCGCCTACCGTCTCGCGATCATCGGCTTCGTCTTCTGGACCTTCACGCTGATCGCGGGCGCCATCTGGGCCGAGCGCGCCTGGAGCCGCTACTGGGGCTGGGACACCAAGGAGGTCTGGACCTTCGTGATCTGGGTGCTCTACGCCGGCTTCATCCACGCGCGGGCGACGCGCGGCTGGCGCGGCACCCGCTCGGCGTGGCTGAACGTCATCGCCTACGCGGCCGTGATCTTCAACTTCACCATCGTGAACGTCTTCTTCAAGGGCCTGCACGCCTACTCAGGGCTGTAA
- a CDS encoding VanZ family protein codes for MPGPGAEARRPLITARIWVALLGFVAGAVLVGLITLSPDPVDSNHRALVREVLLFLHDHGVPEWFGYRKLEFSANIVMFVPLGFFAALLLPLGRAWIAGIVGMAMSMGAELAQLILLPARFATVLDVLANSVGAWIGVGLAVLLRICVAARDKRLLREAAARRSYTATAR; via the coding sequence ATGCCGGGCCCCGGAGCCGAGGCGCGGCGCCCGCTGATCACCGCTCGCATCTGGGTTGCGCTGCTGGGGTTCGTCGCGGGGGCCGTGCTGGTCGGGTTGATCACGCTGAGTCCGGATCCGGTCGACTCGAACCATCGGGCGCTCGTCCGCGAGGTGCTCCTGTTCCTGCACGATCACGGGGTGCCCGAGTGGTTCGGGTACCGCAAGCTCGAGTTCTCGGCGAACATCGTGATGTTCGTTCCGCTGGGATTCTTCGCCGCGCTGCTGCTGCCGCTGGGGCGGGCGTGGATCGCCGGAATCGTGGGCATGGCGATGTCGATGGGTGCCGAGCTCGCGCAGCTGATACTGCTGCCCGCGCGCTTCGCCACGGTGCTCGACGTGCTCGCGAACTCGGTCGGGGCGTGGATCGGGGTGGGGCTGGCGGTGCTGCTGCGCATCTGCGTCGCCGCGCGCGACAAGCGCCTGCTGCGCGAGGCGGCGGCGCGGCGCTCGTACACCGCCACCGCTCGCTGA
- a CDS encoding bifunctional methylenetetrahydrofolate dehydrogenase/methenyltetrahydrofolate cyclohydrolase, with product MTANILDGKAAAAAIKAELADRVAVLRERGIQPGLATVLVGEDPGSQWYVAGKHRDCAEVGIASIKRELPASVSQEELEAVLDELNADPECTGYIVQLPLPKHIDTDRILERIDPDKDADGLHPTNLGRLVLNANSPIASPLPCTPRGVIELVERNGLSWAGKHVVVVGRGVTVGRPIGPLLTRREYNATVTLTHTGTQDLAAELGRADVIVAAAGVEGIVRAENVKPGAIVLDVGVSRKVDPETGKSRVVGDVDPGVAEVAGWISPNPGGVGPMTRALLLKNVVEMAERAQNA from the coding sequence ATGACCGCGAACATTCTCGATGGCAAGGCCGCGGCCGCGGCGATCAAGGCCGAGCTCGCCGATCGCGTGGCGGTGCTGCGCGAGCGCGGGATCCAGCCGGGTCTTGCGACCGTGCTCGTGGGCGAGGATCCCGGCTCGCAGTGGTACGTCGCCGGCAAGCACCGCGACTGTGCCGAGGTGGGCATCGCCTCGATCAAGCGCGAACTGCCGGCGTCGGTGTCGCAGGAGGAGCTCGAGGCCGTGCTCGACGAGCTCAACGCCGACCCCGAGTGCACCGGCTACATCGTGCAGCTGCCGCTGCCGAAGCACATCGACACGGATCGCATCCTCGAGCGCATCGATCCCGACAAGGACGCTGACGGCCTGCACCCCACCAACCTCGGGCGCCTGGTGCTCAACGCCAACTCGCCCATCGCCTCGCCGCTGCCGTGCACGCCGCGCGGTGTGATCGAGCTGGTGGAGCGCAACGGCCTCTCGTGGGCGGGCAAGCACGTGGTGGTCGTGGGGCGCGGTGTGACCGTCGGGCGCCCGATCGGCCCGCTGCTCACGCGGCGCGAGTACAACGCGACCGTGACGCTGACGCACACGGGCACGCAGGATCTGGCCGCCGAGCTGGGTCGCGCCGATGTGATCGTGGCCGCGGCGGGCGTCGAGGGCATCGTGCGCGCCGAGAACGTGAAGCCCGGCGCGATCGTGCTCGATGTGGGGGTGTCGCGCAAGGTCGACCCCGAGACCGGCAAGAGCCGCGTGGTGGGGGATGTGGACCCCGGGGTCGCCGAGGTGGCGGGCTGGATCTCGCCGAACCCCGGCGGGGTCGGCCCGATGACGCGCGCGCTGCTGCTGAAGAACGTGGTCGAGATGGCCGAGCGGGCGCAGAACGCGTAG
- a CDS encoding oxygenase MpaB family protein produces the protein MRSTRNDASTRTADTTRTADSTLTADPSFAGGCPVAHGARMDRDPDRSATTDAPGDAATLDHGYFGPGSISWRIFSDPSSKLGGVAALLLQSLNPMMMRLFDGTSGYASDAEGRAERTGRYIDTTVFGDRAHADAAGEAVRRLHAASTWTDPRTGEELRADTQEWLAWTHNAIVYGVLRAADAFGPMLTVAEQDRFVLEQHEAARIVGITDAALLPDSRAELDRYIDDNQIWMALTLPAAELSRELRAPALRGNPVKVWAAVNIQDGILSLLPEWARLLFGIDGRPMNLRAAARVTRRLTAAARAGRSSNELISEVTARVQTHPYRKVRRR, from the coding sequence ATGCGCAGCACCCGCAACGACGCTTCGACCCGCACCGCAGATACGACCCGCACCGCGGATTCGACCCTCACGGCAGATCCGAGCTTCGCCGGCGGCTGCCCCGTCGCCCACGGCGCTCGGATGGATCGGGATCCCGATCGATCCGCCACCACCGACGCACCGGGCGATGCTGCAACGCTCGACCACGGATACTTCGGCCCCGGCAGCATCAGCTGGCGCATATTCTCGGACCCCAGCTCGAAGCTCGGCGGAGTCGCCGCCCTGCTGCTCCAGTCGCTCAACCCCATGATGATGCGATTGTTCGACGGCACGAGCGGATACGCCTCCGACGCCGAGGGTCGCGCCGAGCGCACCGGGCGCTACATCGACACGACGGTGTTCGGCGACCGCGCACACGCCGATGCCGCGGGCGAGGCGGTGCGGCGGCTGCACGCGGCGAGCACCTGGACCGACCCGCGCACCGGCGAGGAACTGCGCGCCGACACGCAGGAATGGCTCGCCTGGACCCACAACGCCATCGTCTACGGCGTATTGCGCGCCGCCGACGCGTTCGGCCCGATGCTCACCGTCGCCGAGCAGGATCGCTTCGTCCTCGAGCAGCACGAGGCCGCACGCATCGTCGGCATCACCGATGCCGCGCTGCTGCCGGACAGCCGCGCCGAGCTCGACCGCTATATCGACGACAACCAGATCTGGATGGCACTCACCCTGCCCGCCGCAGAGCTCTCGCGGGAGCTGCGCGCTCCGGCACTGAGGGGCAACCCGGTCAAGGTGTGGGCGGCGGTCAACATCCAGGACGGCATCCTCTCGCTGCTGCCCGAATGGGCGCGCCTGCTGTTCGGGATCGACGGCCGACCCATGAATCTGCGCGCGGCCGCCCGCGTCACCCGCCGGCTCACCGCCGCGGCGCGCGCCGGGCGCTCCAGCAACGAGCTGATCTCGGAGGTGACGGCGCGCGTGCAGACCCACCCGTATCGCAAAGTGCGCCGACGCTGA
- a CDS encoding DedA family protein, which yields METHPGAEYEGLVGWILNLMETIGELGVGLAVFLETFIPPIPSEALLPGAGFLAYEGRLNFWLAWVMATLGALVGAWVWYAIGAAFGRDRTRRVVGRIPLMDHDDFDRAEAFFARWGGTAVLLGRCVPLVRSFISIPAGIERMPIARFSLYTLVGSGVWNGIWIGLGYAFGPAIKPVLEQWSGLLSDAIIVIILALLLWFVIARLVRNARRKRAS from the coding sequence ATGGAGACGCACCCCGGAGCCGAGTACGAGGGCCTTGTCGGCTGGATCCTGAACCTGATGGAGACCATCGGGGAGCTCGGCGTCGGTCTTGCCGTGTTCTTGGAGACGTTCATCCCGCCGATCCCGTCCGAGGCCCTGCTGCCGGGGGCGGGGTTCCTCGCCTACGAGGGGCGCCTGAACTTCTGGCTGGCCTGGGTCATGGCGACGCTCGGCGCGCTCGTCGGCGCCTGGGTGTGGTACGCGATCGGCGCTGCGTTCGGGCGCGACCGCACTCGCCGGGTGGTGGGCAGGATCCCGCTCATGGACCACGACGACTTCGATCGGGCAGAGGCGTTCTTCGCGCGCTGGGGCGGCACCGCCGTGCTGCTCGGCCGATGCGTGCCGCTCGTGCGATCCTTCATCTCGATTCCGGCAGGGATCGAGCGCATGCCGATCGCGAGGTTCAGCCTGTACACGCTTGTCGGATCCGGCGTCTGGAACGGGATCTGGATCGGCCTCGGTTACGCGTTCGGGCCCGCGATCAAGCCCGTGCTCGAGCAGTGGAGCGGGCTGCTCTCCGACGCGATCATCGTGATCATCCTGGCGCTGCTGCTGTGGTTCGTGATCGCGCGTCTCGTGCGCAACGCGCGCCGCAAACGCGCTTCCTGA
- a CDS encoding cation:proton antiporter produces the protein MNETELATLLVPLVAVVAPLLAALVRRAVVIPLVVFEIGLGMLIGPSGLGWVSDGPMLEALSNFGLAALFFMAGNEIDPASLRGAPARRALGWWGVSAVLALAAGFALGSDPAAAVIIAIALTGTALGTIMPMLRDAGLTRSPLGRTISTAGAIGEFAPLVAISIFLSGRQPLAGTLVLVLFAAIAAAAFWLAARGTHHWLRRMVSLTLHTSGQFAVRFVLLLLAALVSLAIALGVDFLLGAFTAGMLARVVLRGGDPEELRTIEAKLDSVAFGLLVPVFFVATGVSFPLAALLADPRALALVPVFALVMLGVRGVPGWFAPARGSSLSDRRTAALFTATTLPLVIAATGIGVDNGVLDRTTAAAMVGAALLTVLVLPALALAGRAGGGVGTGGGAGADADAGGAGASAGAGAGSVAEADPGEIAEAHE, from the coding sequence GTGAACGAAACCGAACTCGCCACACTGCTGGTGCCGCTCGTCGCCGTGGTGGCGCCGCTGCTCGCGGCACTCGTGCGACGCGCCGTGGTGATTCCGCTCGTGGTGTTCGAGATCGGCCTCGGCATGCTGATCGGGCCCTCCGGACTCGGCTGGGTGAGCGACGGGCCGATGCTCGAGGCGCTGTCGAACTTCGGACTCGCGGCACTGTTCTTCATGGCGGGCAACGAGATCGATCCGGCGTCGCTGCGCGGCGCTCCGGCGAGGCGCGCGCTCGGCTGGTGGGGTGTATCGGCCGTGCTCGCGCTGGCGGCGGGCTTCGCCCTGGGATCCGATCCCGCGGCCGCCGTGATCATCGCGATCGCCCTCACCGGAACCGCCCTGGGCACCATCATGCCGATGCTGCGCGACGCCGGCCTCACGCGATCGCCCCTCGGCCGCACCATCTCGACCGCGGGAGCGATCGGCGAATTCGCCCCGCTGGTCGCGATCTCGATCTTCCTGAGCGGACGGCAGCCGCTCGCGGGCACCCTGGTGCTCGTGCTGTTCGCAGCGATCGCCGCGGCCGCGTTCTGGCTCGCGGCACGCGGAACGCATCACTGGCTGCGGCGCATGGTCTCGCTCACGCTGCACACGAGCGGGCAGTTTGCGGTGCGCTTCGTACTGCTGCTGCTCGCCGCGCTCGTGTCGCTCGCCATCGCGCTCGGCGTCGACTTCCTGCTCGGCGCGTTCACCGCGGGCATGCTGGCCCGGGTCGTGCTACGCGGCGGCGATCCCGAGGAACTGCGCACGATCGAGGCGAAGCTCGACTCGGTCGCCTTCGGCCTGCTCGTGCCGGTGTTCTTCGTGGCGACGGGCGTCAGCTTCCCGCTCGCGGCGCTGCTCGCGGATCCGCGTGCGCTCGCACTCGTGCCCGTGTTCGCGCTCGTGATGCTCGGGGTGCGGGGCGTGCCGGGATGGTTCGCTCCGGCACGCGGATCGTCGCTCAGCGACCGTCGCACGGCCGCCCTCTTCACGGCGACCACGCTCCCCCTCGTCATCGCTGCGACCGGTATCGGCGTCGACAACGGCGTGCTCGATCGCACGACCGCCGCCGCGATGGTGGGCGCCGCGCTGCTCACCGTGCTCGTGCTGCCCGCCCTGGCGCTGGCCGGGCGGGCAGGGGGCGGGGTCGGCACTGGGGGCGGTGCCGGGGCTGATGCCGACGCGGGTGGTGCCGGAGCTAGTGCCGGAGCGGGAGCTGGCTCAGTGGCGGAGGCGGATCCTGGCGAGATCGCCGAGGCCCACGAGTAG